Proteins from a genomic interval of Nematostella vectensis chromosome 5, jaNemVect1.1, whole genome shotgun sequence:
- the LOC5513965 gene encoding ras-like protein 1: MEDHVYRIALLGDEGVGKTALLVRFLCHRFLGEYDPTIEDKYRKSINIDDVTVTLEILDTASRGQNSCKLRDQFVREGDGFIVVYSTADRSTFANLHRYRDMMKLSRDTNLPSNRTRDTRPDSCPGLNEQTHDGLSKDAISVLVIGNKSDLIGERDVTRDEGQRLAETYGWLFAEASALEYEAADACIADLVRDMMAKRSMRNHRHSVPSQPVSIAKGESKHAWKRRRHSLINLFSSRGRNTLRRGSCDASQLPISEDGHTGN; the protein is encoded by the exons ATGGAAGATCACGTCTACAGAATAGCGCTTCTGGGAGACGAAGGAGTCGGCAAAACAG CTCTTTTGGTGCGATTCCTGTGCCATAGATTTTTGGGCGAGTACGACCCCACTATAG AGGATAAATATCGCAAAAGCATTaacattgatgacgtcactgtTACCTTGGAAATACTTGACACAGCATCCCGG GGACAAAACAGCTGCAAGTTGCGTGATCAATTCGTTCGAGAAGGCGACGGATTTATAGTGGTTTATTCCACAGCAGACAGGAGTACATTCGCTAACCTGCACCGCTACAGAGACATGATGAAACTATCACGTGACACCAATCTTCCCTCTAACCGCACACGTGACACAAGACCTGACTCGTGCCCAGGCTTAAACGAGCAGACACATGATGGATTATCAAAAGACGCAATATCTGTACTTGTTATTGGTAATAAATCCGATCTGATTGGCGAGCGTGATGTCACGAGGGACGAGGGGCAGCGATTGGCTGAGACCTATGGATGGTTATTTGCCGAGGCGTCGGCTTTAGAGTACGAGGCTGCCGACGCTTGCATCGCCGACCTGGTACGAGATATGATGGCGAAGAGATCGATGCGAAACCACAGGCATTCCGTGCCTTCTCAACCCGTCAGCATCGCCAAGGGAGAATCCAAGCACGCATGGAAGAGAAGAAGACATTCGCTGATCAACCTGTTTAGCTCCCGCGGGCGCAACACATTAAGACGAGGGTCATGTGATGCCTCTCAGCTGCCAATCAGTGAAGATGGACATACTGGGAACTAA
- the LOC5514002 gene encoding solute carrier organic anion transporter family member 4A1 isoform X2 encodes MSQPVHKASSTANLVAMEDPSLLSLNKHEDGENGSPTVYSSDVEIVCNSRDLLWGWRSFRPWWLQFLNSPKWFLFVLCLFGFLQGMAVNTFINMSFPSLEKQFSMTSKETGFIASSNDITALTLVIFVSFFGSYGHKTKWLGGGAILTGLGALVYALPHFVSPKHDPTGAKQGGTPFCLRNTSLSAYKDPDCGTATENVPMLYYALFIISQLMSGAGTTPLHTLGPAYLDENVPSISVGAYLAVFYLAGFMGPGIGSIIGGQFLTVYVDISPPPDIKLTPAHPMWIGAWWLGPASCGLMIILLGVVMLGFPRRLPGANAVRKEMKECGETDDRTLTGGIKDILPATKELLTNGTYMFQNMGITFSTLVGFGIFPFIFKFVTGRYGASALVAGVALAFILIPACALGLFSGSYLVKRFRVRRSCTRAAKLTAVLQIIGVWGSLVFLVPGCQYSNYVGVDVPYINSSVSSITIDNACNAGCLCSKAQFSPVKSGEKTTFYSPCYAGCPPQKRTKEGYTGCACTPPMINATGPHPNATSHLKPGIYQEACSLKYLVFFSIGSFLTIVFGFMNGIPSKIVSLRSVPDTYRAYGLGLQFVFMRTIGALPGPVIIGTIIDHTCTLWKTKCDKPANCLNYDYDKLGYIITAYGLPTHLLSLLCYYLSYHFSKNKKFDGDGTLTKSNAAEEMGNIDKKDGE; translated from the exons ATGTCTCAACCGGTGCACAAAGCTAGCAGTACCGCAAACCTGGTGGCAATGGAGGACCCTTCCCTTCTCTCCCTAAACAAGCACGAAGATGGCGAGAACGGGTCCCCCACAGTGTACTCATCTGATGTGGAGATTGTTTGCAATAGTCGCGATCTGCTGTGGGGATGGCGGAGCTTCAGACCTTGGTGGCTTCAGTTCCTTAACTCTCCAAAATGGTTTTTATTCGTCCTCTGTCTCTTCGGTTTCCTCCAAG GAATGGCCGTCAATACATTCATCAACATGTCCTTTCCATCCCTGGAGAAACAATTCTCAATGACCTCCAAGGAGACGGGATTCATTGCGTCATCCAATGACATCACAGCATTGACGCTGGTGATTTTCGTCAGCTTCTTTGGCAGCTATGGTCACAAGACCAAGTGGTTGGGAGGTGGAGCTATCTTGACGGGTCTGGGAGCTTTGGTTTATGCACTTCCACATTTTGTATCACCAAAGCACGACCCTACAGGGG CTAAACAGGGAGGTACACCGTTTTGTCTGCGCAACACTTCATTGTCAGCTTACAAAGATCCAGACTGCGGAACCGCCACGGAGAACGTGCCAATGCTGTACTATGCACTCTTCATCATCTCACAACTCATGTCCGGGGCTGGAACCACGCCCCTTCACACGCTCGGCCCCGCCTACCTGGACGAGAACGTTCCCTCCATCTCTGTGGGCGCCTACTTGGCCGTTTTCTACTTGGCAGGATTCATGGGGCCTGGGATCGGCTCGATCATCGGGGGACAGTTTTTGACGGTTTATGTCGATATCAGCCCA CCCCCGGATATCAAGTTGACGCCTGCGCATCCTATGTGGATAGGGGCCTGGTGGCTAGGCCCAGCCTCTTGCGGACTGATGATTATCTTGCTGGGCGTGGTCATGCTGGGCTTCCCCCGTCGCCTGCCCGGCGCAAACGCCGTTCGCAAGGAGATGAAGGAGTGCGGGGAGACCGATGATAGGACCCTTACAGGGGGTATCAAGGACATCCTACCCGCTACCAAGGAACTGCTTACCAATGGGACATACATGTTTCAGAATATGGGGATCACTTTCAG TACCTTGGTCGGGTTTGGGATATTTCCTTTCATCTTCAAGTTCGTCACGGGGCGTTACGGCGCAAGCGCACTGGTGGCTGGTGTTGCTCTCGCCTTCATCCTCATACCGGCATGTGCTCTTGGGCTTTTCTCGG GTAGCTACCTGGTCAAACGCTTCCGTGTTCGTCGTTCTTGTACGCGGGCAGCCAAGCTCACAGCCGTGCTGCAGATTATCGGAGTGTGGGGCTCGCTCGTCTTTCTCGTCCCCGGATGTCAGTACTCTAACTACGTAGGAGTGGACGTGCCCTATATCAATAG ctctGTCAGCTCTATAACCATAGACAACGCCTGCAACGCGGGCTGCCTGTGTTCGAAGGCGCAATTTAGTCCCGTCAAGAGTGGGGAAAAGACAACATTCTATTCTCCGTGTTACGCTGGCTGCCCGCCGCAGAAACGAACGAAG GAGGGTTATACTGGCTGCGCGTGTACCCCACCCATGATAAACGCAACTGGACCGCACCCAAACGCCACCTCGCATCTGAAGCCCGGGATATACCAAGAAGCCTGCTCGCTCAAGTACCTAGTCTTCTTCTCCATAGGATCTTTTCTGACAATTGTCTTTGGATTCATGAACGGCATTCCGAGCAAGATTGTCTCTCTAAG GTCCGTCCCGGACACTTACCGTGCCTACGGCCTTGGCCTACAATTCGTGTTCATGCGGACAATAGGGGCGTTGCCCGGCCCGGTCATTATCGGCACGATTATCGACCACACGTGCACCCTGTGGAAAACCAAGTGCGACAAGCCGGCGAACTGCCTCAACTACGACTACGACAAGCTGGGTTATATCATAACAGCGTATGGGTTGCCGACTCATC TCCTCTCTCTTCTCTGCTACTACCTATCCTATCACTTTAGCAAGAACAAGAAATTCGATGGCGACGGTACACTCACCAAATCAAACGCGGCCGAAGAGATGGGTAACATCGACAAGAAAGATGGAGAATAA
- the LOC5514002 gene encoding solute carrier organic anion transporter family member 4A1 isoform X1 produces the protein MKVAQYILCQDALVFPPYRFIHNMSQPVHKASSTANLVAMEDPSLLSLNKHEDGENGSPTVYSSDVEIVCNSRDLLWGWRSFRPWWLQFLNSPKWFLFVLCLFGFLQGMAVNTFINMSFPSLEKQFSMTSKETGFIASSNDITALTLVIFVSFFGSYGHKTKWLGGGAILTGLGALVYALPHFVSPKHDPTGAKQGGTPFCLRNTSLSAYKDPDCGTATENVPMLYYALFIISQLMSGAGTTPLHTLGPAYLDENVPSISVGAYLAVFYLAGFMGPGIGSIIGGQFLTVYVDISPPPDIKLTPAHPMWIGAWWLGPASCGLMIILLGVVMLGFPRRLPGANAVRKEMKECGETDDRTLTGGIKDILPATKELLTNGTYMFQNMGITFSTLVGFGIFPFIFKFVTGRYGASALVAGVALAFILIPACALGLFSGSYLVKRFRVRRSCTRAAKLTAVLQIIGVWGSLVFLVPGCQYSNYVGVDVPYINSSVSSITIDNACNAGCLCSKAQFSPVKSGEKTTFYSPCYAGCPPQKRTKEGYTGCACTPPMINATGPHPNATSHLKPGIYQEACSLKYLVFFSIGSFLTIVFGFMNGIPSKIVSLRSVPDTYRAYGLGLQFVFMRTIGALPGPVIIGTIIDHTCTLWKTKCDKPANCLNYDYDKLGYIITAYGLPTHLLSLLCYYLSYHFSKNKKFDGDGTLTKSNAAEEMGNIDKKDGE, from the exons ATGAAGGTAGCTCAATACATTCTCTGTCAAGACGCTCTTGTTTTCCCTCCATATAGATTCATTCACAATATGTCTCAACCGGTGCACAAAGCTAGCAGTACCGCAAACCTGGTGGCAATGGAGGACCCTTCCCTTCTCTCCCTAAACAAGCACGAAGATGGCGAGAACGGGTCCCCCACAGTGTACTCATCTGATGTGGAGATTGTTTGCAATAGTCGCGATCTGCTGTGGGGATGGCGGAGCTTCAGACCTTGGTGGCTTCAGTTCCTTAACTCTCCAAAATGGTTTTTATTCGTCCTCTGTCTCTTCGGTTTCCTCCAAG GAATGGCCGTCAATACATTCATCAACATGTCCTTTCCATCCCTGGAGAAACAATTCTCAATGACCTCCAAGGAGACGGGATTCATTGCGTCATCCAATGACATCACAGCATTGACGCTGGTGATTTTCGTCAGCTTCTTTGGCAGCTATGGTCACAAGACCAAGTGGTTGGGAGGTGGAGCTATCTTGACGGGTCTGGGAGCTTTGGTTTATGCACTTCCACATTTTGTATCACCAAAGCACGACCCTACAGGGG CTAAACAGGGAGGTACACCGTTTTGTCTGCGCAACACTTCATTGTCAGCTTACAAAGATCCAGACTGCGGAACCGCCACGGAGAACGTGCCAATGCTGTACTATGCACTCTTCATCATCTCACAACTCATGTCCGGGGCTGGAACCACGCCCCTTCACACGCTCGGCCCCGCCTACCTGGACGAGAACGTTCCCTCCATCTCTGTGGGCGCCTACTTGGCCGTTTTCTACTTGGCAGGATTCATGGGGCCTGGGATCGGCTCGATCATCGGGGGACAGTTTTTGACGGTTTATGTCGATATCAGCCCA CCCCCGGATATCAAGTTGACGCCTGCGCATCCTATGTGGATAGGGGCCTGGTGGCTAGGCCCAGCCTCTTGCGGACTGATGATTATCTTGCTGGGCGTGGTCATGCTGGGCTTCCCCCGTCGCCTGCCCGGCGCAAACGCCGTTCGCAAGGAGATGAAGGAGTGCGGGGAGACCGATGATAGGACCCTTACAGGGGGTATCAAGGACATCCTACCCGCTACCAAGGAACTGCTTACCAATGGGACATACATGTTTCAGAATATGGGGATCACTTTCAG TACCTTGGTCGGGTTTGGGATATTTCCTTTCATCTTCAAGTTCGTCACGGGGCGTTACGGCGCAAGCGCACTGGTGGCTGGTGTTGCTCTCGCCTTCATCCTCATACCGGCATGTGCTCTTGGGCTTTTCTCGG GTAGCTACCTGGTCAAACGCTTCCGTGTTCGTCGTTCTTGTACGCGGGCAGCCAAGCTCACAGCCGTGCTGCAGATTATCGGAGTGTGGGGCTCGCTCGTCTTTCTCGTCCCCGGATGTCAGTACTCTAACTACGTAGGAGTGGACGTGCCCTATATCAATAG ctctGTCAGCTCTATAACCATAGACAACGCCTGCAACGCGGGCTGCCTGTGTTCGAAGGCGCAATTTAGTCCCGTCAAGAGTGGGGAAAAGACAACATTCTATTCTCCGTGTTACGCTGGCTGCCCGCCGCAGAAACGAACGAAG GAGGGTTATACTGGCTGCGCGTGTACCCCACCCATGATAAACGCAACTGGACCGCACCCAAACGCCACCTCGCATCTGAAGCCCGGGATATACCAAGAAGCCTGCTCGCTCAAGTACCTAGTCTTCTTCTCCATAGGATCTTTTCTGACAATTGTCTTTGGATTCATGAACGGCATTCCGAGCAAGATTGTCTCTCTAAG GTCCGTCCCGGACACTTACCGTGCCTACGGCCTTGGCCTACAATTCGTGTTCATGCGGACAATAGGGGCGTTGCCCGGCCCGGTCATTATCGGCACGATTATCGACCACACGTGCACCCTGTGGAAAACCAAGTGCGACAAGCCGGCGAACTGCCTCAACTACGACTACGACAAGCTGGGTTATATCATAACAGCGTATGGGTTGCCGACTCATC TCCTCTCTCTTCTCTGCTACTACCTATCCTATCACTTTAGCAAGAACAAGAAATTCGATGGCGACGGTACACTCACCAAATCAAACGCGGCCGAAGAGATGGGTAACATCGACAAGAAAGATGGAGAATAA